A window of Microbacterium sp. Root61 genomic DNA:
AGGGCCACGTGCACGGGTTCGTGCCTATGGCCGCGCTGCCCGGTCCGGTCGAGACCGTAACCGCGATGTACCCCGACTCGGTCATGTGGGCAGGTCACGGCGTCGCCGCGATCATCACCGTCATCGCCCTCTTCCGCGGCGAGCGTGCGCTCGCGCGACTCATTTCGCTGGCCGGCGAGCTGCGCGCCTGGGTGAAGCGCACGCTGCACATCGCGACCACGGCCCTTCTGCCCCTGCCCGTCGCCCACAAGAGTCTTGTGGCGACGGCGGCAGCAGCCCATGTCCCCTCGGCGCCTCGGCGCTCGGCTCTGCATCGCCGCGGCCCGCCGCTCTTGCGCGTGCTCTGAAACTATCCGTGTCGACCGGCCGCTCTGCGGGCCGTCGACGGTTGTGTGCACCTGAGCGGAGTGTCGACTCAGGTGGTTTCGTGAGCTGGCGCCCGGTGGGGTACCAGAGAGGATTGGGTGTCTGATGCGTCGCATCCAGATGACAGTGATCGCAATGCTGGTCGCGGGAGCGGCAGCGTTCGGGGCAGCTGCCCCGGCGGCCGCCCATGACGAGCTGCAGGGCAGTTCTCCGTCATCCGAGGAACGGCTTGCGCTAGCCCCCGAAACGGTGACGCTGACGTTCTCGGCGGACGTTCTCGCCGTGGGCGCCGCAGTGATCGTCGTCGACGATTCCGGTCGTGACTGGGTGTCCGGCGAACCTCTCGTGGATCAGGCGACGGTGACGGCGATGCTGGATCCGGGGATGCCGGTCGCGGGCTACGAGATCCGGTGGCGGGTGGTGTCTTCGGACGGACACCCGATCAGCGGCATCATCCCGTTCACCGTCGGCGACGCCGCACCGCTCGCACGAACAGCCACACCGGACGCGTCCACGTCCCCCGTGGACGCCGGAACAGGCACGGAAAGTCAGAGCACACAGGAGAACGAGGGCGCCCTCCGGGTCGTCCTGATCGGCGCGGGCGGGGCGGTCATCGCGATCGCCGTGTTCGCCCTCATCCATTTCCTCCGCCGCCGCGCGAACCGCGGCGGTACCGGCGCATCCGACGAATGATCGGGGCGCCGGAAGACCTCTGAAAGGTATTCCTATGACCACTCGCACTACCAACATCGCCCGGCTGGGCATCCTCCTCGCCGCCGCTGTCGCACTGTCCGGCTGCGCCGGCACCACAACGCCGGAAGCAGAGGAGACCGCGCCGGCCGGAACGTCGGTCACGATCACCGACGGATGGGTGAAGTCCGCCGAGTCGGGCATGTCCGCCGCATTCGGCGAACTGAGCAACGATTCCGACCACGACGTCACCGTCGTCTCGGCGACCACGGAGTCCTCCACCATGGTCGAACTGCACGAGACCGTGGAGAACGACGCGGGAGAACTCGTCATGCGACAGATCGACGGCGGCTTCGTCATCCCCGCCGACGGCAGTCTCTCCCTCGGGCCGGGCGGCAACCACATCATGCTCATGGGGCTGACCGCGCCGCTGCAGGCTGGTCACGATGTCACTTTCACGCTGACCTTCTCCGATGGCTCGACCTACGAGTTCACGGCCCCGGTGAAGGACTACTCCGGAGCGAACGAGAACTACGTAGGCGGCGAGTCCGAGACCGAGATGGACTCCGGCCACTGATGCGCGCGCCCGACAAGGGCGCACGTCGACCAGGCTCGACCCGGCGACAGTTCCTCCTCGGAGGCGCTGTCGCCGGCGTCGGCGCCGCCGCCGCGATCGGCATCGACACCGCGCTCACGCAGACGCAGACGCAGACCACCACTCCCGCATCCACCCCGCTGAACGGCGAGAGCGTCGTGCCGTTCCACGGCGCCCATCAGGCCGGGATCGATACCGACGCGCAGGCGCATGCCACCTTCATCGGGCTGGATCTTCACCCGCAGACCGACAAGGACGCGCTGCGTCGCATGATGGGCATCCTCACCGACGATGCCGCCCGGCTGACACAGGGCGTGCCGGCGCTCGCCGACTCGGAACCGGAGCTTGCGGTCTCGCCCGCGCGACTGACCGTGACCTTCGGGTTCGGCCCCGGGCTCGTCGCCCGGGCAGGCGGGACCCGTCCGTCCTGGCTGGCACCGCTCCCCGCATTCGGGGTCGACCGGTTGAGACCCGAGTTCTGCGACGGCGACCTCCTGATCCAGGTCGCCGCCGATGACCCGCTGACGGTCGCGCACGCAACCCGGATGCTACTGAAGGACACCCGCAGCTTCGCGACCGTGCGGTGGACGCAGCACGGGTTCCGTCGCGCGTACGGTTCGGTGGCACCCGGCACGACCATGCGGAACCTGTTCGGTCAGGTCGATGGAACCTCGAACCCGAGACCCGGAACCTCGGACTTCGACCGCGTCGTGTGGGCAAGCACCGGCTGGCTCGCCGGTGGCACGAGCATGGTGGTGCGCCGCATCCACATGGATCTGGACAAATGGGACCGCTTGGACCGCTCCGGGCGGGAGCAATCGGTGGGCCGCACCCTCGGCAACGGTGCACCCCTGACCGGCACTGCGGAACACGATGAGCCGGACTTCGAAGCGACCACTGCCATCGGATTCCCCGTCATCCCAGAGTTCTCCCACCTGCGCCGCTCACGCCCGGAGGACACCGCCCAGCGGATCTTCCGTCGCGCCTACAACTACGACACTGCGCCTACCGGGGATCAGGTCTCCGACTCCGGGTTGGTGTTCGTGTCGTTCCAGGCTGACGTCGAACGGCAGTTCACGCCCATCCAGCAGCGCCTGGACGAGCTCGATCTGCTGAACGAGTGGACTGTTCCGATCGGCTCGGCCGTGTTCGCCATTCCTCCCGGGTGCGATGAGAACGGCTACATCGGGGAGGGGCTCCTGAGCTGAGAGGGTCTGAGCATGACCGTCAGCGCACGGCCGCCAGGCTCGCCGCGATCTTAGGAGCGCACGGTCCCGTCGCTGGAGGGGGCGGGAGCGACGTCTCAGCGAAACTATGGGGATGCCGGAGACCTGTGGAAGCGGGCTTCCCGCTCAGTGGGAACGTGTGAGGCCGGTCCACGACGCGGCGCTTCCGCTCGGCAGGACGCTGGCCCTCGCGTCGGCGGCTACGCTGACGCGAGCGTGTTCCCGCTGCCCCGTCGGGTCCTGACAACGAGAGAAGGAGAACCCGGTGCTCCTCGCCATCTCCCACGGCACATCGTCGCCCGACGGCCAGTCCGCCGTCGCCCGATTGGTGGCCGCCGTGGCCGACCGTCTCCCCGACGTTTCCGTCCGGCTCGGACACGTCGATGTGCAGCAGCCCGATGTCGCGGCATCCCTCGCCGCCGTTCCGGACGACGAGCCGGTCGTGATCGTGCCCCTGCTGCTGTCAGCCGGCTATCACGTGCGCACCGACCTCCGGCAGCAGAGTGCGCACCATCCCGGCGTCCGCATCGCCGATGCGCTGGGCCCCGACCCCCGGCTCGCCGAGGTGCTCGCCGCTCGGCTGGGTCCGCTCGCCGACGACGACCGCGTCGTCCTGGCCGTGGCCGGATCCAGCGACGAACGGGCGAACGAGGATTGCCGCACCATGGCCGCGACGCTCGCGACTCTTCTCGGCCGCCGAGTGGACATCGGGTTCCTGGCCGCCGCGGACCCGCGTCTCGATGTCGCCGTCGCGACCGCGCGCGCAGACAGCGCCGGCGTGGTCGTCGCCGGCTACCTCCTCGCACCGGGCTTCTTCCACGACCTCGCCGTCCGGCTCAGCGCGGGTGTCCGCGTGTCGAGACCGCTGCTGGACGACGACGAGCCCGCCGCGCTGCTCGTCGACATCGTCATCGACCGCTACCGAGCGGCCGCCCACCGGCGCTGATCCCTCGCGCGACCCGTATGACGCTCGCGCCGCGGCATCCGCGTTTATGACGCCCCGTGACGCCCGATGCCT
This region includes:
- a CDS encoding copper resistance CopC family protein → MRRIQMTVIAMLVAGAAAFGAAAPAAAHDELQGSSPSSEERLALAPETVTLTFSADVLAVGAAVIVVDDSGRDWVSGEPLVDQATVTAMLDPGMPVAGYEIRWRVVSSDGHPISGIIPFTVGDAAPLARTATPDASTSPVDAGTGTESQSTQENEGALRVVLIGAGGAVIAIAVFALIHFLRRRANRGGTGASDE
- a CDS encoding copper chaperone PCu(A)C; the encoded protein is MTTRTTNIARLGILLAAAVALSGCAGTTTPEAEETAPAGTSVTITDGWVKSAESGMSAAFGELSNDSDHDVTVVSATTESSTMVELHETVENDAGELVMRQIDGGFVIPADGSLSLGPGGNHIMLMGLTAPLQAGHDVTFTLTFSDGSTYEFTAPVKDYSGANENYVGGESETEMDSGH
- a CDS encoding Dyp-type peroxidase codes for the protein MRAPDKGARRPGSTRRQFLLGGAVAGVGAAAAIGIDTALTQTQTQTTTPASTPLNGESVVPFHGAHQAGIDTDAQAHATFIGLDLHPQTDKDALRRMMGILTDDAARLTQGVPALADSEPELAVSPARLTVTFGFGPGLVARAGGTRPSWLAPLPAFGVDRLRPEFCDGDLLIQVAADDPLTVAHATRMLLKDTRSFATVRWTQHGFRRAYGSVAPGTTMRNLFGQVDGTSNPRPGTSDFDRVVWASTGWLAGGTSMVVRRIHMDLDKWDRLDRSGREQSVGRTLGNGAPLTGTAEHDEPDFEATTAIGFPVIPEFSHLRRSRPEDTAQRIFRRAYNYDTAPTGDQVSDSGLVFVSFQADVERQFTPIQQRLDELDLLNEWTVPIGSAVFAIPPGCDENGYIGEGLLS
- a CDS encoding sirohydrochlorin chelatase, encoding MLLAISHGTSSPDGQSAVARLVAAVADRLPDVSVRLGHVDVQQPDVAASLAAVPDDEPVVIVPLLLSAGYHVRTDLRQQSAHHPGVRIADALGPDPRLAEVLAARLGPLADDDRVVLAVAGSSDERANEDCRTMAATLATLLGRRVDIGFLAAADPRLDVAVATARADSAGVVVAGYLLAPGFFHDLAVRLSAGVRVSRPLLDDDEPAALLVDIVIDRYRAAAHRR